Proteins found in one Pieris napi chromosome 6, ilPieNapi1.2, whole genome shotgun sequence genomic segment:
- the LOC125050684 gene encoding uncharacterized protein LOC125050684: protein MYRSIVFILVLAAVKSHDVQKRGLIFPPTTLYGIFVAVAVPLDIPDKNVFVSYNFESNLGVVTNITQIDEVLFPNLPIVSRHSRSITRELAYTVLETKFQENGMNGRECLLRNICEAAETPLHHNGLLGHIMHIIFTPSASKEEGIDDIYYEAEADGQRGDCDKYYNECPLSLFDMITELVVTKH from the exons ATGTATCGATCGATTGTTTTCATCCT AGTTCTTGCTGCTGTGAAGAGCCATGATGTTCAAAAACGAGGACTTATCTTTCCACCTACTACTTTATACGGA ATATTCGTCGCAGTGGCTGTACCTCTAGATATTCCCGATAAAAATGTCTTCGTGTCATATAACTTCGAGTCAAACCTCGGTGTAGTGACCAACATCACTCAAATTGATGAAGTTCTCTTCCCCAATCTACCg atCGTTTCTCGTCACAGCAGAAGTATAACAAGGGAATTGGCGTACACAGTATTAGAAACTAAATTCCAAGA aaACGGCATGAACGGAAGAGAGTGTTTGCTTCGTAACATCTGTGAGGCAGCGGAGACTCCGCTACATCACAACGGTCTTCTGGGCCACATCATGCATATTATTTTCAC GCCTTCAGCATCAAAAGAAGAAGGCATAGATGACATATATTATGAAGCAGAGGCAGATGGACAGAGAGGTGACTGTGACAAGTACTACAACGAATGCCCGCTAAGCCTTTTTGACATGATTACTGAACTTGTTGTAACCAaacattaa
- the LOC125050615 gene encoding uncharacterized protein LOC125050615, with the protein MWFLSCFIVIYSLNVAVQGLQAQHNRQRRYLVFTPFTQWGVFATVAVPLDTEATVSVAWFFEANYYTVDNATWYQPLLGDVEISKREHRRSTDSRNILSRKYFYTFIENMLENHGHPGQHCLLRAICENATSHFLHNGILGDLLHLLLTPSTSMSEDNIEDCYYEAEYWGLEDKCYYYEDACSTSPLEYMSFTL; encoded by the exons ATGTGGTTTCTTAGTTGTTTTATAGT AATTTACAGCTTAAACGTTGCTGTGCAAGGACTGCAAGCGCAACACAATAGACAGAGAAGATACCTCGTATTTACTCCTTTTACACAATGGGGG gtaTTTGCTACAGTAGCAGTGCCTTTAGATACGGAGGCTACCGTGAGTGTCGCGTGGTTCTTCGAAGCAAACTACTATACTGTCGACAATGCTACGTGGTACCAACCACTTTTGGGTGATGTTGAG ATAAGCAAACGAGAACATCGTAGAAGTACCGATTCTAGGAATATATTGTcaagaaaatatttctacacATTCATAGAAAATATGCTTGAAAA CCATGGCCACCCGGGACAGCATTGCCTGCTCAGAGCCATTTGCGAGAATGCCACCTCGCATTTTCTGCATAACGGCATCCTAGGCGATTTGCTTCACCTCCTACTTAC ACCGTCAACATCGATGTCAGAAGATAACATAGAAGATTGTTATTATGAAGCAGAATACTGGGGCCTTGAAGACAAATGTTACTACTACGAAGACGCTTGTTCGACGAGTCCTCTAGAATATATGtcttttacattataa